From the genome of Dehalococcoidales bacterium:
CCTGCTGCTTCCGCAATCTTGGCCTGTTCGGGATTGACCACATCCATGATGACTCCGCCCTTAAGGCTCTGGGCAAAGCCTGTTTTATCTTTCCATGTACC
Proteins encoded in this window:
- a CDS encoding pyridoxal 5'-phosphate synthase lyase subunit PdxS; the protein is MNTGTWKDKTGFAQSLKGGVIMDVVNPEQAKIAEAAG